A portion of the Syntrophus gentianae genome contains these proteins:
- a CDS encoding putative molybdenum carrier protein, with amino-acid sequence MITKIISGGQTGADRAGLDFAIQQSLPYGGWVPKGRKSEDGTIPEAYQLQEMPTSDYSRRTEKNVLDSDGTLIVSHGMLTGGSAMTEFYAEQHQKPCLHIDLDQMSIEEATLRIKAWLEKHSIRILNVAGPRAGKDPKIYPSTIKLLEALFKR; translated from the coding sequence ATGATAACTAAAATCATCTCAGGCGGTCAGACCGGCGCGGACAGGGCCGGTCTCGATTTCGCCATTCAGCAATCTCTTCCTTACGGCGGCTGGGTTCCCAAGGGCAGAAAGTCGGAAGACGGAACAATTCCGGAGGCCTATCAGCTTCAGGAGATGCCGACCAGCGACTATTCCCGGCGCACGGAAAAGAATGTCCTGGATTCTGACGGCACCCTGATCGTGTCCCATGGCATGCTGACGGGCGGCTCCGCCATGACGGAATTTTATGCCGAACAGCATCAGAAACCCTGCCTGCACATCGATCTGGACCAAATGTCAATCGAGGAAGCGACCCTTCGGATCAAGGCCTGGCTCGAAAAACATTCGATACGAATTTTGAATGTGGCCGGACCCCGGGCAGGAAAAGATCCGAAGATCTATCCATCCACTATCAAACTTCTGGAGGCTTTGTTTAAGAGATGA
- a CDS encoding pirin family protein: protein MTISRRIRKVFKSRPIIQGADVHLMQAFGHREMPLFDPFLLLDDFRSDNPEFYLKGFPWHPHRGIETITYVLQGSVEHGDSMGNSGSIFSGDVQWMTAGSGILHQEMPKGNAEGVLEGFQLWANLPAAHKMMKPSYRDVKSSMIPVVQLDSGITVRVICGTVGSTRGPVTDVVIDPEYLDVTVPAHSTYRHPTKAGHTVFAYVISGKGYFCDEKKPFAYETEGRNDYDLDVPPYSENGTLILFEDGEQVQASTEDEPVRFLLVSGKPIGEPIAWRGPIVMNTQEELRLAFDELQQGTFIKQSLK, encoded by the coding sequence ATGACAATCTCCAGGAGAATTCGCAAAGTTTTCAAGAGCAGACCCATTATTCAGGGTGCGGACGTTCATCTGATGCAGGCCTTCGGGCATCGAGAAATGCCTCTTTTTGACCCCTTCTTGCTCCTCGACGATTTTCGCTCCGACAATCCCGAATTCTATTTGAAGGGATTTCCCTGGCACCCCCATCGGGGCATCGAGACCATCACCTATGTGCTGCAGGGGAGTGTGGAGCATGGGGACAGCATGGGAAATTCCGGAAGCATTTTTTCGGGGGATGTCCAGTGGATGACCGCAGGCAGCGGCATTCTTCATCAGGAAATGCCCAAGGGCAATGCAGAAGGGGTCCTGGAAGGTTTCCAGCTCTGGGCCAATCTCCCGGCCGCACACAAGATGATGAAGCCCAGCTACAGGGATGTAAAATCGAGCATGATTCCCGTCGTTCAGCTGGATAGCGGTATAACGGTCCGGGTCATCTGTGGAACGGTGGGCAGCACCAGAGGACCGGTAACCGACGTCGTCATCGATCCGGAATATCTTGATGTCACTGTGCCGGCCCATTCGACCTATCGGCACCCGACAAAGGCCGGACATACGGTCTTCGCATATGTTATTTCCGGAAAGGGGTACTTTTGCGATGAGAAGAAACCTTTCGCCTACGAGACGGAAGGGCGCAACGACTATGATCTGGATGTGCCGCCTTATTCAGAAAACGGGACCTTGATCCTTTTTGAAGACGGGGAGCAGGTCCAGGCTTCCACGGAAGACGAACCGGTCCGGTTTCTTCTTGTTTCCGGGAAACCCATCGGGGAGCCCATAGCCTGGCGCGGCCCCATTGTCATGAATACCCAGGAGGAACTCCGCCTCGCGTTCGATGAACTCCAGCAGGGAACGTTCATCAAACAGAGCTTAAAGTAA
- a CDS encoding cyclophilin-like fold protein translates to MPVPIRIIINQVELNGELFDTACAREISAILPFETAPEDWGDEFYFYIPVSAGLDDTATSQVKVGDIGYWPPGNALAIFFGPTPMSKGPDPVPASAVNLVGKIIGDAAILKTVIGAEKIRIERLPGGVE, encoded by the coding sequence ATGCCCGTTCCCATAAGGATAATCATCAATCAGGTTGAACTGAACGGAGAACTCTTCGATACGGCCTGCGCCCGGGAAATTTCCGCCATCCTGCCTTTTGAAACGGCTCCTGAGGATTGGGGCGACGAATTCTATTTCTACATTCCAGTCAGTGCCGGCCTCGATGATACGGCAACTTCCCAGGTAAAAGTCGGGGATATCGGCTATTGGCCTCCCGGCAATGCCCTGGCCATCTTCTTCGGTCCGACACCGATGAGCAAAGGTCCCGATCCGGTTCCTGCCAGCGCGGTCAATCTGGTGGGCAAGATTATCGGCGATGCGGCGATCCTTAAAACAGTCATCGGGGCGGAAAAGATCAGGATTGAAAGGCTTCCGGGCGGGGTTGAATGA
- a CDS encoding secondary thiamine-phosphate synthase enzyme YjbQ, whose product MKISTETISLNTSGFCDTINLTPQVLAIVSKSKITDGLVTVFCPGSTGSVTTIEYESGALQDLKDAIERIVPSDLPYEHNHRWEDGNGFSHVRAALMKPSLTIPLVKGRPMLGTWQQIVFLDFDNRGRHREILVQIIGD is encoded by the coding sequence ATGAAAATTTCCACGGAAACGATTTCGCTCAACACGAGTGGGTTCTGCGATACGATCAACCTTACCCCTCAGGTTCTGGCAATCGTCAGTAAGTCGAAAATAACCGATGGGCTGGTGACGGTCTTCTGTCCCGGATCGACCGGATCGGTGACCACAATTGAATACGAATCCGGTGCGTTGCAGGATCTCAAGGATGCCATCGAAAGGATTGTCCCCTCTGATTTGCCTTATGAGCACAATCACCGCTGGGAAGACGGCAACGGGTTTTCCCATGTCCGGGCCGCATTGATGAAACCTTCGCTGACGATTCCCCTTGTCAAAGGGAGACCGATGCTGGGAACATGGCAACAGATTGTCTTTCTGGACTTTGACAACCGGGGAAGGCATCGGGAGATTCTGGTTCAAATCATCGGCGATTAA
- a CDS encoding MATE family efflux transporter encodes MSDKSLNLGKGPILPLLLKMSGPSIATVLVVNLYNLIDAFWLARLSPNALAALTISIPIQLILSGIGVGTGLGAGSYAARMFGAEENRKARQTAGQVFFLSAVLGALFIGMVLAGPELILRFFGATEEILPLSRQYLLTSLPGVPFLFLIMMTGNLLRAEGRPHLVMYSALLYAAVGSILDPFLIFGWGLFPKLGIRGAAVAAVISQIACGLLAFYYLQQGSSKYKLKWHHLRPDYRIIRSIYQTGFPSIIINLVVSLGMLMHNHILGGYSDLAVATLGIVSRMNGLVMMTLYGIGHGLMPLVAYNEGAKLYSRLLATVKVAVKISFGIALLSLLIVEAFSPAFAILFSNNPELQALTVTALRINFLILITAAPSLMWINMFIGLGQGKTAMVLLVGRETLILLPLLWLLPPWFGINGVWMAQPLANAFAFLFILYWAKRQYRIFESLIIDKG; translated from the coding sequence ATGAGTGACAAAAGTCTGAACCTGGGAAAAGGTCCCATCCTGCCCCTTCTGCTGAAAATGAGCGGGCCCTCCATTGCTACCGTTCTGGTTGTCAACCTCTACAACCTCATCGACGCCTTTTGGCTTGCCAGGCTCAGCCCGAATGCACTGGCGGCCTTAACCATCAGTATTCCAATTCAATTGATTTTAAGCGGTATCGGCGTGGGAACCGGACTGGGCGCGGGCTCATACGCCGCCCGGATGTTCGGCGCGGAAGAAAACAGGAAAGCCCGTCAGACAGCTGGGCAGGTTTTTTTTCTTTCGGCTGTCCTCGGGGCGCTGTTCATTGGAATGGTCCTGGCCGGACCTGAACTCATTCTGAGATTTTTCGGCGCCACAGAGGAGATCCTGCCTCTATCCCGCCAGTATCTCCTCACCTCGCTCCCCGGCGTGCCTTTTCTGTTTCTGATCATGATGACCGGCAATCTCCTCCGGGCAGAGGGCAGACCACATCTCGTCATGTATTCCGCCCTTCTATATGCAGCAGTCGGCAGTATCCTCGATCCTTTTCTCATCTTCGGCTGGGGCCTCTTTCCCAAGCTGGGAATCAGGGGAGCTGCCGTGGCCGCAGTAATTTCCCAGATAGCGTGCGGACTGCTTGCCTTTTACTACCTGCAACAGGGAAGCTCAAAGTATAAGCTGAAATGGCATCATCTCCGCCCTGATTACCGGATTATTCGATCCATATACCAGACGGGATTTCCCTCCATTATCATCAATCTCGTGGTCAGCCTGGGAATGCTTATGCATAATCATATCCTGGGCGGATACAGCGACCTTGCCGTTGCTACCCTAGGCATTGTCTCCCGGATGAACGGTCTCGTCATGATGACGTTGTACGGCATCGGGCATGGCCTGATGCCGCTGGTCGCCTACAATGAAGGGGCGAAACTTTATTCGAGGCTGTTGGCGACTGTGAAGGTTGCCGTAAAAATTTCGTTTGGGATTGCCCTGTTGAGTCTTCTGATCGTGGAAGCCTTTTCCCCGGCCTTTGCAATACTTTTTTCCAACAACCCGGAGCTGCAGGCTTTAACGGTAACGGCCCTCCGCATTAATTTTCTGATACTGATTACGGCCGCACCCAGCCTGATGTGGATCAACATGTTCATCGGTCTAGGACAAGGGAAAACCGCTATGGTTCTACTTGTCGGTCGCGAAACCCTTATTCTGCTCCCCCTTTTGTGGCTCCTTCCTCCCTGGTTCGGCATCAACGGCGTCTGGATGGCCCAGCCGCTTGCTAATGCCTTTGCATTTCTGTTCATCCTTTACTGGGCGAAACGCCAGTATCGAATCTTTGAATCTCTGATCATCGACAAGGGATAG
- a CDS encoding calcium-binding protein, which translates to MANLTVYVPTDMRDDLLPDYDPYDADLTTAKITSYRDDDYKDKTVFYGSFQIWDEDVIGGTITGIEHYWDGGIKQFTFNNFNLDVNQAETTEDKDLLKYNDTITGSYGADYLMSFAGNDTLNGGTGSDTMVGGTGNDTYIVDNAGDVVVEASGAGTDRVNAYINYVLGANVENLYLYGTATKGTGNALNNIIDGNASANTLSGLAGSDTLNGYAGNDTLNGGTGNDTMFGGRGNDLYYVDSTGDKVYETTTTTSTINAGGVDTVYSSLAAYTLGLYVENGRILSSGAANLTGNSLANTLYAGAGNNVLNGSTGTDTVSYTYAGSAVKVSLAVSTAQATGGSGSDTLSGFERLIGSNYNDNLTGNNTNNNLSGLNGNDILSGLGGNDILYGDAGNDRLNGGLGNDKLTGGAGADYFDFRTALNATTNKDTITDFSVADDTIRLENSIMTGLGTATGVLAVGAFHSGTVNIATQADDRIIYNTSTGALFYDADGTGATAAVQIAVIGSTSHPALTNADFMVI; encoded by the coding sequence ATGGCAAATTTGACCGTTTATGTTCCTACCGATATGAGGGATGACTTGCTTCCAGATTATGACCCCTATGATGCAGATCTCACCACCGCGAAGATCACATCTTACCGGGATGACGATTACAAAGACAAGACAGTCTTTTACGGCTCCTTCCAGATATGGGATGAAGATGTGATTGGAGGAACAATAACTGGAATCGAGCATTATTGGGATGGCGGCATTAAGCAGTTCACATTTAACAATTTCAATTTAGACGTGAATCAAGCCGAAACGACTGAAGATAAGGACCTCCTAAAATACAACGACACGATCACAGGTTCGTATGGTGCGGATTACCTGATGTCCTTCGCCGGCAATGATACCCTGAATGGTGGGACAGGCAGCGACACAATGGTGGGTGGAACCGGCAATGACACCTATATTGTCGATAATGCGGGTGACGTTGTCGTCGAAGCTTCGGGTGCCGGGACCGATCGAGTCAATGCCTATATCAATTATGTTCTGGGTGCCAATGTCGAGAACCTTTACCTCTATGGCACGGCGACAAAAGGAACCGGTAACGCCCTCAACAACATAATTGATGGAAATGCGAGCGCCAACACCCTTTCCGGACTTGCCGGAAGCGACACACTAAACGGGTATGCTGGCAACGACACCCTGAACGGAGGCACTGGCAACGACACGATGTTTGGGGGACGCGGGAACGACCTTTATTACGTCGACAGCACCGGTGACAAGGTTTATGAAACTACCACCACAACCAGCACCATCAATGCAGGCGGAGTTGACACTGTGTATAGTTCTCTGGCCGCCTATACCCTCGGCCTCTATGTCGAGAACGGCCGCATCCTGAGCAGTGGTGCAGCCAACCTCACCGGCAACAGCCTGGCCAACACCCTCTACGCAGGGGCCGGCAACAACGTGCTCAATGGCAGTACGGGCACCGATACCGTCTCCTACACCTATGCCGGAAGTGCCGTCAAAGTCAGCCTTGCCGTCAGCACCGCTCAAGCCACTGGCGGCTCGGGCAGCGATACCCTGTCCGGATTCGAACGCCTCATCGGTTCCAATTACAACGATAACCTTACCGGCAACAACACAAATAATAACCTTTCGGGGCTCAATGGCAACGATATACTTTCCGGATTGGGAGGCAACGACATCCTGTATGGCGATGCCGGGAACGACAGACTCAATGGCGGTCTTGGCAATGACAAATTGACCGGAGGGGCAGGAGCAGACTATTTCGACTTCAGGACTGCGCTCAATGCAACGACCAATAAGGACACCATCACCGACTTCAGCGTAGCGGATGACACAATCCGCCTGGAAAACAGCATCATGACAGGTCTGGGAACGGCGACTGGAGTACTGGCCGTTGGTGCATTCCACAGTGGCACAGTCAACATCGCAACGCAAGCAGATGACCGGATCATCTACAATACCTCGACAGGTGCGCTATTTTACGATGCAGATGGCACAGGTGCTACAGCGGCAGTGCAAATTGCCGTCATTGGCAGCACAAGCCATCCTGCGCTAACAAATGCTGACTTTATGGTGATTTAA
- a CDS encoding phage integrase N-terminal SAM-like domain-containing protein — protein MDQLRRILRNHHYANRTEQTHCQWILRYIQHFGGKPLRVFSRGIGWGIGGNRGTLPVLYFFLLFGATSLAW, from the coding sequence ATGGACCAACTCCGCAGGATCCTTAGAAACCACCACTACGCTAATCGCACAGAGCAGACCCATTGTCAATGGATTCTTCGTTATATCCAGCACTTCGGCGGAAAGCCCCTCCGCGTCTTCTCTAGGGGAATAGGGTGGGGAATAGGGGGAAATAGGGGGACACTTCCCGTATTATATTTCTTTCTGCTTTTTGGGGCGACCAGCCTTGCCTGGTAA